The genomic stretch GAGCTTCCCAGGCTGGCCTCCTCGGGGCTGTCACGGCCTGGTCACTGGTCTGTCTCCCCGCTGGACTAGGGGCTGAGGCTCTCTCAGTCCCTGCCTTTCCCGTCATCACCCCGGCCAGAGctgggcacagaaaaaaaatatcagtgagtaTTTGCTGTATAGGTAAACAGATGAGTTTCCGGTTGCTGTCATTGACTATGGTACTGAGGAGGCGAGAGTTCCAGGTAATCTGGGCGATGTGTCCAAGTACTACAACTAGTGAGTAATAGACGCAGGGAATGGAGTCTGGGCAGCCCGACCCCGTACCCCGTGTTCTTATCTAAATATATGAAACGCCCGTGGGTCTGCAAACCAGCCTTCCACGAGGTCGCTATCTTCCGGCTCTTTCCCCCAGACTTgtcttttccttccagaaagcTGTGGGAGCTTTGGCATGGGGGAGGAGAGcaggcaggagggtgggaggtaggggagtgggaaggagggcGAGCCCGGGTGGAGAGCTAGGGCCGGGGCCCATTTGGAGGATAGAACGGGAAAGTCCGGAGGGGTTTCTCTACACCCATAGGGGGCAGGCGGAGTCGGCTGCCGGAGGTGCGGGGGCGGAGAAAGGGTGGGGACCGGCCCCGCGGGGGGCGATGCGGTAGCTGCAGCGGCGGCCGCAGGAGTTTCCCACAATGCAGCGCGGCGCGCTGTCCCCGGTGCTGATGCTCAGCGCTGCCCCGGAGCCTCCGCCGCGCCCGCCTCCCGCCCTCTCCCCGCCGGGCCCGGGCCCCCGCCATGGCTCGGcccggcccagccctgccccagagccGTCGGGGGGCCTGGGCGCGGCGCTCGACAGCAGCCTGCGGGCCGCCGTGGCGTTCAAGGCGGAGGGCCAGCGCTGCTACCGAGAGAAGAAGTTCCGGGAAGCCATCGGCAAGTATCATCGGGCACTGCTGCAGCTGAAGGCGGCTCAGGGGGCCCGCCCTGGAGgcctgcccgcccccgcccccgggcccgccgGCAGCCCCGGGCCGGCCCGCCTCAGCGAGGAGCAGCGGCGCCTGGTGGAGAACACGGAGGTGGAATGTTATGACTCTCTCACCGGTATGGGGCCGTCGGGGGGCGCAGAGGGTGCATAcgcggaggggtggggggtgatgggcAATCATGAAGCCTTGGGCGGGGGGCTGGAGGCTTGAAGGGAGCAGACCTGGGGTCTGTGAAGGGAGACCCCAGAGCTAATCAAGGGTTGGGGGTGTAGAGGCACACAGGGCTGGGAGGGCTGGGATGCAAGAAATGGGCTTTGGGCTGTCACCTGGCAATCTCCAGGTGAGAAAAATCTTACCCTGGATTAGCGATTCAGCGCCCCATCCCTCACCTGAGATTGCCTTTAGTACTCTCCCCGGCAGAAACTTCCCAGCTAACCTCCCGGGAGCGCTTGTCTGTGTTTTCGCGCCCTCTAGCGGCGGCGCAGATGGCTCCTATCCTGATCCGTCAGAAGATTGGCGGCCCTGGGCAGTGCCCCAGCCCCGCTCAGCCCCGCTCAGCCCCGCTCAGCCCCGCTCAGCCCCGCTCAGCCACGGGCAAGGGTTGGGGGTACCTGCAGCGCTAAGGCCCGGCTCCCAGCAGTCAGGTGAGGTCTGGGGGTGGCGCCAGGCTCTGCGAGCACCGGTCCGGTGTCCCCGCAGCCTGCCTGCTGCAGTCGGAGCTGGTGAACTACGAGCGGGTGCGCGAGTATTGCCTCAAGGTCCTGGAGAAGCAGCAGGGCAACTTCAAGGCCACCTACCGCGCCGGCATTGCCTTCTACCACCTGGGCGACTATGCTTGCGCGCTGCGCTACCTGCAGGAGGCCCGCAGCCGGGAGCCCACAGGTGAGGGCCAGAGGAAGCAGGGTAAGGGGCTAGAGCAGAGGAAACCAGGAAACAAGGGAGGATCAGGGCAGAGCTGCCTCAACGGAGTGCAGTGCCTCCTCCCCAGCACCTACCTCTCCAACCACCTGCTCCTCACACGCCCACTCAGGCACTCACCCgccattcattcacccatcccctcacccaagTTCCTCTGACATTCACCCAACCACCTGCCCTCTATTTAGTCATTGACTCAACGGTGCCTCCCACTCacccccccatctccacccctcccccattctcaTTCATCCACTCACTAACCCATTCACCCACCCACGGCTTATTGAGCACTTCCTGGGAGGCTGACCCCAGGGTGGACAATGCTGAGAAACttgcaggggcaggggtggggggaggcctgtTGCTTGCCCTCTAGGACATCATagtctgggtgtgtgtgtgggggtgcagaCACAATAGTTTTGTATTGAGAACCAATGACAAGGGAGTACAACAGGTACAGGACACAGGGCTTCGGGAGCAGAGACCACATTAGTTTTCCTGGTGAGAGGTTGAGAGGGCAGACTCCTTGCAGGTGTTACtggaaggtgggcaggaggatgacAGAAGTCTCTGAGCAGAGGCACTCCTGGCAGAGGGCACAGCGAAAGCAAAAGTATGGAGGTGTGAAATGCCCCCATTCTGCTTGTGGTGGCTGGGACTTTGGGAAGAGCAGCTGCGCGGGGGAGCCGCTGAAGGCTGGGTACATCGAGGTGTGAGCTGAAGTGGTGCAGATGTCGCCCGCTGCCCCAGGACTCCTGGTCTGGGGGTCGGGCAGGTGGGGAAAGTCCAGGGGGTCTCGAGGAGGGCCTGGTAAGAGAGGATCAGATGAGGTCAATGGGGTGGGCCAGAGGGtggcatttaaataaataaatttagataatGCCATGCCCCCCTTCCCCACAGACACCAATGTCCTCCGCTACATCCAGCTGACTCAGCTGAAGATGCACCGTTGCAGCCTCCAGCAGGAAGACAGTCGGGCCGGGGCCGGGACTCGAGATGTCGTTGGCTAAGGCCAACCTAGGGGGACtttccctccccctactcccacCTCAGCGTGTAACTTCCCCTGACTTATGTGTTTGCTGGTAAAGCCCTTGTCACTGGTGACCATAACCTCTTTGTGTGATGTTCTTGTGGGGACTACGGAGGGAACGTGTGCCTGGGCTTCACCCTCTGGATCTCAGAAACCCAGAGGTTCAGGGAGGTGGTGGAGGATGGGGGGGGCGGTCAGTGCCTTACTGGGGATGGCCCAGGatcagggccctgggctggggaaaGACACAGCCAAGAGCGGTAGGGGGCAGGGGTTACCTTTAATGCTGCATTTTGTGCCAAATCCCTATGATGCCCTGTCCCTGAGtatccctgcccaccctccccccatACTGCAGGATGGGCACAGGGCCCCACCCTCTGGGGTACAAAGGAATAAATTAAgtgaccccctccccccttccccaatAAATAGTGAGTATCCTGCCCAGGGCCTCCCCCGCCTTGTGGCATGGcaggctggggcggggcctggggcgctACATTCATGGCTGCCCAGGCGGGCGGTGGAGGGCAGGCTTCAGCGGGAGCCATGGGTCCCGCACAGGGGCACTGTgctgtcctggctctgcccctccatGTCCATGTCAAGCAGCGTGGGCTGCATGCCGGGGGGTCCAGGGCTCTCTGGGGTGTCCGGCCTGCTGGGAGGCGAGATGCTCAGTGTCCGGCCAAAGGAGACCAGTTTCCAGGGGTCCAGGCGGGGGCGGCTGGCAGCCGGCCGGGGTCTTGGGGCGAAAGTCAGGGTGGTAGGGCGGCCAGGGAACTCGGGGGGCCGACGGTGGGTCGGGAACAAGGTCTGGGGGTCGGGCAGGCGGGGAAAGTCCAGGGGGTCTCGAGGAGGGCCTGGTAAGAGAGGATCAGATGAGGTCAATGGGGTGGGCCAGAGGGTGGCATTTAAAAGCTAGGACCTTTACATGAGAATTGGAATTTCTGACTTTTTGTGAAATATCTGCTCATCTTGTTGGGCCCACTTTTCAGCAGGGGCAGGACCTCTACCCAGGTCCCCCACCACTCCTAATCACTCACTCATCCTGGAGCGACTCCAAGCATACTCCTTATCAGCCTGTCCCCTTATCGCCCCTCTAGATAAAGCCCTCATCCCTCACAACCCTCTGAGGGACTGGGTGCATGCACACAGGCCTAAGGAGACCCCCGAGGCACAGCACTACCTCTGAATGGCAGGACGGCAGCTCACTCCACAGGCCAGagttaaacaaaacaataattgTAAGAAAAagtagcacagtgcctggtaatAGGTAGTGAACACCTGTCCTACTGGTCTTTGTCTCTGGTAACAAATGCACAGGGAACAGCGTCTAGCACGTGAGTGTTCCCTATAGTTGTTACCGTTGCCACCAATGTCACCCTCCTGGGCCCCGGAGGCACTGCGGTTTGCCACCTCTGCTGCATCCAGGGCTCAGTCACCTGGGGACCCACAATGCCCCGGGGAGTGAGGACTGCAGGGCCGGGGACCCTTCCTCCCCCGCTAAGCAGGAGGCCGCCCTGGAACTTAGGGGGTGGCCGCTGGGCTGGggcctggtgggggcagggggggagggggggtttcTGTACCCTGGGTGCGGGGCGCCTCACTCACCAGGGCGGGGAGCCGCGGGCTCGGGCGCCCCCCGCTGCCCCAGCGCCCCGTCCGACGGCGTCCGCCGGTGCCCGCGGCTCACTGCTCGCGCGGCCGTGACGTGGGTGGGTGTGAGCGACTGGCGGGGGTCTTTCTTGAAGGTCTCCAGCTCCAGGTCCACCAGGGGGTTGGtgccgggcggggagggcggcggggagggcgcggccGGCGCGGCCTCGTCGCTGTCGGAGCGCAGCAGCGAACGCGTGGAGTTGCAGTCGGACACGGACGACAGCGACACGAGGGTGGCCGAGGGCGCCAGGCCCGGGCCGGGGGCCGCGTCGTCGCGGCGGCCGGGCGAGCGGCCGGGCGGGCTGAGGCCCCGCGGGAAGCGGCCGGCGCGGGGGAAGAGGCCGTCCAGCCAGCGCCGCTGCTCCTCGCCGTCGGCCGCCCGCGCCTCGGCCACGTCGGCGCCCAGGCCCACGGCGCCCAGCAGCGTGGCGCAGCCCAGCAGAGCCAGCTCGCAGCGCCGCCGGCCGCCGTGGCCCAGCCGGGACAGGGGCGTGGGCGCCCCCGGGGAGGGCTCGGGCGGCAGCGGCACGGTGAGGTAGGACGGGGTGGTGTAGGGGGAGGGCGGCACGCTGCCTCCGTCAGCCTCCGCGAACTCCTCTGCAACCGGGAGAGGGCCGTCACTCGCctccctcgccccccacccccatgctcccCTGTCCCCGGGACTTGGTGGCCAGAGGCTGCCTCGAAAGACCCTACAGGCAGTGAGGCCGCCAAGCCCCACCAAACatggttctccaatctttctCCCGCAAAGCTCTTGCCCACCCCCTctccgggggtgggggatgaCCCAACACCCAGGGGCTGCCCCCCTTTCCGGGAATGTTGCCGACGCACTGGTCTAGTGAAATTGGCTTCCTCCTCCCAACCGGGGAGGGTGGTACCTCTTGGTCTTGGGTTTGGTTTCCCCCCGATGCCCCACCCTCTCCATTTTAAAGGCACCCTCACCCTCTTACCCATCTCGTTGAGGCTGGCGAAGCCTGGGGCTATCGGTGTGTGTTTGGGGGATTTGCCCAGGTTGGGGGCGCTTGATGACCACTGTTTGCTTCCTTCCCCCAGGGCCTTCAGCCTGCAGGGGGCACCAGAGATGAGGGGTAGGCCTTCtggctgccagggcctggggtcaGGTGCAGGGCCAGGGGTGGGCTCCCAGGGCCAGtacctctcctcccctccagcccgCTCCTTTTGCAGGGTGGAGCTGGGTCCCCATGTGCGGCCCTTCTTCTTGCCTCCAACCAGTTCTTCCTTCTTTGGGGGCCCGCTGCGGCCCCATGTCCCACTGCCGccactgctgctgccactgctgctgccaccaccatcCACAGGAGTCACTGGGCCAAGAGAAGCCACTTGGTTACTGGCTCTTGGGCAGTCTGTCCCTGCCGGGCTCTCTACCTCACTCTTAGATCCACCCTCCACCAGCTAGTCCAAGGGACCCTGGACTCTACTTCCAACATGACCCTTCCCTGCAGTAAGTCCTCCCATAGCTCCCCACTGCTGTCAGGACAAAGTCCCAGCTCCTCAGCCTGGCATTCGAGGCTCTTCATGTGCTTCCCTGCCTGCCCTCAGCCTCAGTTCCTGTCACTCCTCACCCAAGCCCTTCAACTGTCTATTCAGTCCCATGTGTCTGCTGAGTACCTGCTCTCTGCAAGCCCTGTGGGACATGCTGAGGAGACAGCAGTGGGTAAAGCCAATAGAACCCCCTGCCCTCAGGAGTTTACATTTTAGGTGTGAAGACAGATGACCCGCAAGAATCCTATGAGATGAATAATTTGTGTAGGGATTAGAAGGTGAAAGGTGCTATAGGGAAGATAGAGCAGGAAAGGAGGTTGAGAGTTTGGGAAGGCCTCACGTTTGACAATAATGtgaaggaggggaggtgggaagtcAAGTGGATCCAAGAGAgaagagcatttcaggcagagggaatagcatatGCCAAGGCCCTGTGGTGGGCCATGCCTGAACTGTTCAGAGCAGCCAGGGGGCCAGTAGGGCTGgtgtggaggcagggag from Canis lupus dingo isolate Sandy chromosome 1, ASM325472v2, whole genome shotgun sequence encodes the following:
- the TTC9B gene encoding tetratricopeptide repeat protein 9B, with translation MQRGALSPVLMLSAAPEPPPRPPPALSPPGPGPRHGSARPSPAPEPSGGLGAALDSSLRAAVAFKAEGQRCYREKKFREAIGKYHRALLQLKAAQGARPGGLPAPAPGPAGSPGPARLSEEQRRLVENTEVECYDSLTACLLQSELVNYERVREYCLKVLEKQQGNFKATYRAGIAFYHLGDYACALRYLQEARSREPTDTNVLRYIQLTQLKMHRCSLQQEDSRAGAGTRDVVG